A genome region from Segatella copri includes the following:
- a CDS encoding SLC13 family permease, with the protein MTLVILAILILAYILIATENITKVNRAAVAIFAGTVGWVLYICFGMDFVTSEHSSDYSRYLNLGMWNEIESTSTTVKYFIARNIFLPYVGRAAEIVLFLLATMTIVEILNNNGCFDFIRQLLRTRSAKKMLWILAAVTFVISANLDNLTTTVMMLTMMHGVIPNRRQRMVYGGAILLSANCGGALTVIGNPEGLVMWNMGAVTATHYFLSLLLPCLAAWLIPLLMMQRMLPERVETEWIAMPYRGDDTRLNVWQRLLMLFVGIGGLWFIPTFHNITKLSPFLGALCVLGVLWIVNEIFNRKLMNMDAMADRRTPRVFQYGVVQMILFVMGIMLAIGVVKETGAFDDFATLLNSVGMDDKRPGVLLHGVLAGIISTVLDNFATAMNFFSLHDLANVNDPSFSMLADYHTNGIYWQMIAYCVMAGGNVLGIGTISGLALMKMERMHMGWYFRNIGWKALMGGVIGLAILWLSHILVAGAANLIL; encoded by the coding sequence ATGACACTAGTCATCCTTGCCATACTGATATTGGCATATATTCTCATTGCAACCGAGAATATTACCAAGGTGAACCGTGCTGCCGTAGCCATTTTTGCTGGAACGGTAGGATGGGTTCTCTATATCTGTTTCGGTATGGACTTCGTGACCAGTGAACACTCTTCAGATTATTCACGCTATCTGAATCTCGGAATGTGGAACGAGATAGAATCCACCAGTACAACGGTGAAGTATTTTATTGCCCGTAACATCTTCCTTCCTTATGTGGGTAGAGCAGCAGAAATCGTACTATTCCTGCTTGCTACTATGACGATAGTTGAAATTCTCAATAACAATGGTTGCTTCGATTTTATACGCCAGTTGTTACGTACCCGAAGCGCCAAAAAAATGCTATGGATTCTCGCTGCCGTAACCTTTGTTATCTCGGCAAATCTCGATAATCTTACTACAACAGTGATGATGCTTACGATGATGCATGGAGTAATTCCAAACCGTCGTCAGCGCATGGTGTATGGAGGTGCCATTCTTCTTTCTGCCAACTGTGGCGGAGCTCTTACCGTTATCGGAAATCCGGAAGGACTGGTGATGTGGAATATGGGTGCTGTAACGGCTACTCATTATTTCCTGTCGCTTCTGCTGCCATGTCTTGCAGCTTGGCTCATTCCGTTGTTGATGATGCAGCGCATGCTGCCTGAAAGAGTAGAGACAGAATGGATTGCTATGCCATACCGCGGGGATGATACCCGTCTCAATGTATGGCAGCGCTTGCTGATGCTCTTTGTGGGCATCGGTGGATTGTGGTTTATCCCTACCTTCCATAATATTACGAAATTAAGTCCTTTCCTCGGTGCGCTCTGCGTATTGGGCGTACTTTGGATTGTGAACGAGATATTCAACCGTAAACTCATGAATATGGATGCGATGGCTGACCGTCGTACTCCTAGAGTGTTCCAATACGGAGTCGTCCAGATGATTCTCTTCGTGATGGGTATCATGCTTGCCATCGGAGTGGTGAAGGAGACCGGCGCTTTTGACGATTTTGCTACTCTTCTCAACTCTGTCGGTATGGATGATAAGCGTCCTGGCGTGCTGTTGCATGGCGTCTTGGCTGGTATCATCAGTACTGTACTTGACAACTTTGCTACAGCCATGAACTTTTTCTCCCTTCATGATCTGGCAAATGTGAATGATCCTTCATTCAGCATGCTTGCTGATTATCATACCAATGGTATCTACTGGCAGATGATTGCATATTGCGTAATGGCTGGTGGTAACGTTCTTGGTATCGGTACAATCAGCGGTCTTGCCCTGATGAAGATGGAACGTATGCACATGGGATGGTATTTCCGCAATATTGGCTGGAAAGCTTTGATGGGTGGCGTCATCGGACTTGCTATCCTTTGGCTCTCTCATATCCTGGTGGCTGGTGCTGCAAACCTAATTCTTTAA
- the rpsA gene encoding 30S ribosomal protein S1 encodes MSDLKNVKPLDDFNWDEFENGTSANVSKTDLEKAYDETLNKVTEHQVVEGTVISVDKKEVIVNIGYKSDGIIPASEFRYNPDLKVGDKVEVYVENQEDVKGQLVLSHKKARLSKSWERVNAALENEEVIQGYIKCRTKGGMIVDVFGIEAFLPGSQIDVHPIRDYDVFVGKTMEFKVVKINQEFRNVVVSHKALIEQELEQQRKEIIGKLEKGQILEGTVKNITTYGVFVDLGGVDGLIHITDLSWGRVSDPHEVVSLDQKINVVILDFDEEKKRIALGLKQLTPHPWDALDENLKVGDHVKGKVVVMADYGAFVEIAPGVEGLIHVSEMSWSQHLRSAQDFMKVGDEVEAVILTLDRAERKMSLGIKQLKEDPWEAIETKYPVGSKHTAKVRNFTNFGIFVELEEGVDGLIHISDLSWTKKVKHPSEFTSVGASIDVVVLEIDKENRRLSLGHKQLEKNPWDEYEAIYTPGSVHQGTITELMDKGAVVALAEGGEGFATPKHLTKEDGTVAKKGETLDFKVIEFVKETKRIILSHSRTFEEGNEPVAKPAHKRANGGRKSNNETAMINNVAASTSLGDIDALAKLKAQMEGKA; translated from the coding sequence ATGTCAGATTTAAAGAACGTAAAGCCATTGGACGACTTCAATTGGGATGAGTTTGAGAATGGCACAAGCGCAAACGTCAGCAAAACAGACCTCGAGAAGGCCTATGACGAAACTCTTAACAAGGTAACAGAACACCAGGTTGTAGAGGGAACAGTAATCTCTGTAGACAAGAAAGAGGTTATCGTAAACATCGGTTACAAGAGCGATGGTATTATCCCAGCTTCTGAATTCCGTTACAACCCAGACCTCAAGGTAGGCGACAAGGTTGAGGTTTATGTAGAGAACCAGGAGGACGTAAAGGGCCAGCTGGTACTCTCTCACAAGAAGGCTCGCCTCAGCAAGTCTTGGGAGCGTGTGAATGCAGCTCTCGAGAACGAGGAAGTTATCCAGGGTTACATCAAGTGCCGCACTAAGGGCGGTATGATCGTTGACGTTTTCGGTATCGAAGCTTTCTTGCCAGGAAGCCAGATCGACGTTCACCCTATACGCGACTACGACGTATTCGTAGGCAAGACAATGGAGTTCAAGGTTGTAAAGATCAACCAGGAGTTCCGCAATGTCGTTGTATCTCACAAGGCTCTCATCGAGCAGGAGCTCGAGCAGCAGCGTAAGGAGATCATCGGCAAGCTCGAGAAGGGTCAGATCCTCGAGGGTACCGTTAAGAACATCACTACTTACGGTGTATTCGTTGACCTCGGCGGTGTTGACGGTTTGATCCACATCACAGACCTCTCTTGGGGCCGCGTAAGCGATCCACACGAGGTTGTATCTCTCGACCAGAAGATCAACGTTGTTATCCTCGACTTCGATGAGGAGAAGAAGCGTATCGCTCTCGGTTTGAAGCAGCTCACTCCACATCCATGGGATGCCCTCGACGAGAACCTCAAGGTAGGTGATCACGTGAAGGGTAAGGTAGTGGTTATGGCTGACTATGGTGCATTCGTTGAGATTGCTCCAGGTGTAGAGGGCTTGATCCACGTATCTGAGATGTCTTGGAGCCAGCACTTGCGTTCTGCTCAGGACTTCATGAAGGTAGGTGACGAGGTAGAGGCAGTTATCCTGACTCTCGACCGCGCTGAGCGCAAGATGAGCCTTGGTATCAAGCAGCTCAAGGAAGATCCATGGGAGGCTATCGAGACTAAGTATCCTGTTGGTAGCAAGCACACAGCTAAGGTTCGCAACTTCACTAACTTCGGTATCTTCGTAGAGCTTGAGGAAGGTGTTGATGGTTTGATCCACATCTCTGACCTCTCTTGGACTAAGAAGGTTAAGCACCCATCTGAGTTCACTTCTGTAGGCGCTTCTATCGACGTAGTAGTTCTCGAAATCGATAAGGAGAACCGTCGCTTGAGCCTCGGCCACAAGCAGTTGGAGAAGAACCCATGGGATGAGTATGAGGCAATCTACACTCCAGGTTCTGTTCACCAGGGTACTATCACTGAGTTGATGGACAAGGGTGCTGTTGTAGCTCTCGCTGAGGGTGGTGAAGGTTTCGCTACTCCTAAGCACCTCACTAAGGAGGACGGCACAGTGGCTAAGAAGGGCGAAACTCTCGACTTCAAGGTTATCGAGTTCGTTAAGGAGACAAAACGCATCATCCTCTCTCACTCTCGTACATTCGAGGAGGGTAACGAGCCAGTTGCTAAACCAGCTCACAAGCGTGCAAACGGCGGTCGCAAGAGCAACAACGAGACAGCTATGATCAACAACGTTGCTGCTAGCACATCACTCGGTGATATCGATGCACTCGCTAAGTTGAAGGCTCAGATGGAGGGCAAGGCTTAA
- a CDS encoding PCMD domain-containing protein produces MKQSRFIVAALSMSCITTLSSCFKEEPLNAECDIEQAYIHADNKILFTNPSDTLVNVQSDTTKIEFTMTQFANLKKQAPMFRLSQGATIQPESGSVHDFSKGPVTYVVTSENKQWSRTYQVSIKKGQTTILNEKEFEFEDAYLSKGYYNWQENWNGDILGIWATGNSGYKISNSSAKPEEYPTVMIKDGYKGKGVKLTTKRTSKLADIVHKPIAAGNLFIGQFDATDALNDAMKATKFGRPFSFSAKPVKLEGWYKYQAGEKFTDKNMQELDRHDYGTIYAVLYENIDEKGNAVLLYGDNVQTSKQIVALALVGETHDDNGKVAIGNTKEWHHFSVDFKYKKAIDPIKLKNGGYSLTIVSSSSSDGANFLGAVGSTLWIDSFKLICE; encoded by the coding sequence ATGAAACAGTCAAGATTTATAGTAGCTGCTCTATCAATGAGTTGTATCACTACCCTCTCCTCCTGCTTTAAGGAAGAACCACTCAATGCCGAATGCGACATCGAGCAGGCATACATACATGCAGACAACAAGATTTTATTTACTAATCCATCTGATACATTGGTCAATGTGCAGAGTGATACGACAAAAATCGAGTTCACGATGACGCAATTCGCAAACCTCAAAAAGCAGGCGCCTATGTTTCGACTTTCTCAAGGAGCCACAATCCAGCCGGAAAGCGGAAGCGTACACGATTTCTCCAAAGGTCCAGTTACATACGTGGTTACATCGGAAAACAAGCAATGGAGTCGCACCTATCAGGTAAGCATCAAGAAGGGACAGACTACTATACTAAACGAGAAAGAATTCGAATTTGAAGACGCATACCTCAGCAAGGGATACTACAACTGGCAGGAAAATTGGAATGGAGATATTCTCGGCATCTGGGCAACCGGAAACTCAGGATACAAAATTAGCAATTCTTCTGCTAAACCCGAGGAATATCCTACCGTGATGATAAAAGACGGCTATAAGGGCAAAGGCGTGAAGCTCACTACTAAGCGCACCAGCAAGCTCGCAGACATAGTACACAAGCCTATCGCTGCCGGCAACCTTTTCATCGGACAGTTTGATGCCACCGATGCACTGAACGATGCTATGAAGGCAACAAAGTTCGGTCGCCCATTCAGTTTTAGTGCCAAACCGGTAAAGTTGGAAGGCTGGTATAAGTATCAGGCTGGCGAAAAATTCACCGACAAGAATATGCAAGAACTTGACCGCCATGACTACGGAACCATTTATGCTGTACTCTATGAGAACATCGATGAAAAAGGAAATGCCGTATTGCTCTACGGAGATAATGTACAGACCAGCAAACAGATAGTAGCACTTGCCCTGGTAGGTGAAACCCATGATGACAACGGAAAAGTTGCTATTGGAAACACAAAGGAATGGCATCACTTCAGCGTAGATTTCAAGTATAAGAAAGCCATAGACCCAATCAAGTTGAAGAATGGTGGCTACAGTCTCACTATTGTCAGTTCATCCAGTTCAGATGGAGCTAACTTCCTGGGTGCCGTAGGCAGTACCCTTTGGATAGACAGTTTCAAGTTGATTTGCGAATAA
- a CDS encoding porin family protein — translation MKKITILALLLTWGTATWAEENENQKTEEHKQVEESKRTSWNKYLHGYQYQARVAYNIGGTAPIGLPATIRTLHSYTLQPNFSLGIDAYHPLSGKWGFVGGLHFENKGMKIDAGVKNYYMRIVRGGEELKGIFTGNVVTKVDMSLITVPLQATYDICDNLRFKLGPYVSYVTSKKFEGWAYDGYLRRQEEGHPKGDPTGQKVKLGHDEGERGDYDFSDDMRNWQVGVDFGIDWRLNNRWGLCADLSWGLNGIFKKDFETIEQTMYPIYGSVGITYQLK, via the coding sequence ATGAAGAAGATAACAATATTAGCTCTCCTGCTGACATGGGGCACTGCTACATGGGCAGAAGAAAATGAGAATCAGAAGACTGAGGAGCACAAGCAGGTAGAAGAAAGCAAGCGTACCTCGTGGAACAAATATCTTCACGGCTACCAGTATCAGGCTCGCGTGGCGTATAATATCGGAGGCACAGCCCCTATCGGTCTTCCAGCCACCATCCGTACACTACACAGCTATACCCTGCAACCTAACTTCAGTCTGGGTATCGATGCTTATCACCCACTTTCAGGCAAATGGGGATTCGTCGGAGGACTTCACTTCGAAAACAAGGGCATGAAGATTGATGCAGGCGTAAAAAACTATTATATGAGAATAGTACGTGGCGGAGAAGAACTGAAAGGTATATTTACAGGCAACGTGGTTACGAAGGTAGACATGAGTCTTATCACAGTACCATTGCAGGCAACATACGACATTTGCGACAACCTCCGTTTCAAGTTGGGTCCGTATGTTAGCTATGTAACATCAAAGAAGTTTGAAGGCTGGGCATACGATGGTTACTTGCGCCGCCAGGAGGAAGGTCATCCTAAGGGCGATCCTACCGGACAAAAGGTAAAGTTGGGTCATGATGAAGGCGAGCGTGGTGATTACGATTTCAGCGATGACATGCGCAACTGGCAGGTGGGCGTAGATTTCGGAATAGACTGGCGCTTGAACAACCGTTGGGGCCTCTGCGCCGACCTGAGCTGGGGTCTGAACGGCATCTTCAAGAAAGATTTCGAGACCATCGAGCAGACGATGTATCCTATCTACGGCAGCGTAGGTATCACGTATCAGCTGAAGTAA
- the rplT gene encoding 50S ribosomal protein L20 has translation MPRSVNHVASKAKRTRILKLTKGYYGARKNVWTVAKNTWEKGLTYAYRDRRNKKRTFRALWIQRINAAARLDGMSYSQLMGALHKAGIEINRKVLADLAVNNPEAFKAIVAKVK, from the coding sequence ATGCCAAGATCAGTAAATCACGTTGCATCAAAAGCAAAAAGAACAAGAATCTTGAAGCTCACTAAGGGTTACTATGGAGCTCGCAAGAATGTATGGACAGTAGCTAAGAACACTTGGGAGAAGGGTCTTACCTACGCTTATCGCGATCGTCGTAACAAGAAGCGCACATTCCGCGCATTGTGGATCCAGCGTATCAACGCTGCTGCTCGCCTCGATGGTATGAGCTACAGCCAGTTGATGGGTGCTCTTCACAAGGCTGGTATCGAGATCAACCGTAAGGTTCTCGCTGACCTCGCTGTAAACAACCCTGAGGCTTTCAAGGCTATCGTTGCAAAGGTGAAGTAA
- the rpmI gene encoding 50S ribosomal protein L35, producing the protein MPKVKTNSGAKKRFRFTGTGKIKRHHAFHSHILTKKTKKQKRNLLGETLVDRSNLKQVRDLLCLR; encoded by the coding sequence ATGCCAAAAGTAAAGACTAATTCCGGCGCAAAGAAGAGATTCCGTTTCACCGGTACAGGTAAGATTAAGCGTCATCACGCTTTTCACAGTCACATCTTGACTAAGAAGACAAAGAAGCAGAAGAGAAATCTCCTTGGTGAGACTCTCGTAGACCGTTCAAACTTGAAGCAGGTTCGCGACTTGCTCTGCCTCCGTTAA
- the infC gene encoding translation initiation factor IF-3, with protein MKNDKMKNQYRVNEQIRARDVRVVSDGGAEVMPARKALELARQQELDLVEISPNAQPPVCRIVDYSKFLYQQKKHAKEMKQKQVKVETKEIRFGPQTDEHDYQFKLKHAMEFLNEGNKVRAYVFFRGRSILFKEQGEVLLLRFANDLEEYGKVEQMPKLEGKKMFLYMSPKKAGTAKKSQQKMDREKREAEAKAAADAERAANAEKNGLLANAKGGDALKKLAEGTED; from the coding sequence ATGAAAAATGACAAAATGAAAAATCAGTACCGCGTAAACGAACAGATTCGTGCACGCGACGTGAGAGTAGTGAGTGATGGTGGAGCAGAAGTGATGCCAGCACGTAAGGCGTTGGAGTTGGCTCGTCAGCAAGAGCTTGACTTAGTCGAGATATCTCCTAATGCGCAACCACCAGTTTGCCGTATAGTTGACTATTCTAAATTCCTTTACCAGCAGAAAAAGCATGCAAAGGAAATGAAGCAGAAGCAGGTAAAGGTGGAGACCAAGGAAATCCGTTTCGGACCTCAGACCGATGAGCACGACTATCAGTTCAAGCTCAAGCACGCTATGGAGTTCCTCAACGAGGGTAACAAGGTTCGTGCATACGTTTTCTTCCGTGGTCGCTCTATTCTCTTCAAGGAGCAGGGTGAGGTTCTTCTTCTCCGTTTCGCCAATGATTTGGAAGAGTACGGAAAGGTGGAGCAGATGCCAAAGCTTGAAGGTAAGAAGATGTTCCTCTACATGAGTCCTAAGAAGGCTGGTACTGCAAAGAAGAGCCAGCAGAAGATGGACCGTGAGAAGCGAGAGGCTGAAGCTAAGGCTGCTGCAGATGCTGAGCGCGCTGCTAATGCTGAGAAGAATGGCTTGCTCGCCAATGCTAAAGGCGGCGATGCTCTGAAGAAACTTGCAGAAGGAACAGAGGATTAA
- a CDS encoding GxxExxY protein codes for MTENEISYKIIGAIYKVYNELGPGLLESVYEAALCYQLRKDGLRVENQVKLDVMYDGKVLPVDFRLDILVEDKVIVELKSVTEMKDVFHKQLLTYLRVAKKHLGILVNFSTTDIRKSIFRKVNGYTPMD; via the coding sequence ATGACAGAAAATGAGATATCTTATAAGATCATTGGAGCTATTTATAAGGTTTATAATGAATTGGGACCAGGTTTACTTGAGTCGGTTTATGAAGCAGCTCTGTGCTATCAGTTGCGCAAAGATGGACTTAGGGTAGAGAATCAGGTAAAGTTGGATGTCATGTATGATGGTAAGGTTTTGCCTGTAGATTTCCGTCTGGATATTCTTGTAGAAGATAAAGTCATAGTCGAACTGAAGTCTGTGACAGAAATGAAAGATGTCTTTCATAAGCAATTGCTTACGTATTTGCGTGTGGCGAAGAAGCATCTTGGAATATTGGTCAATTTTTCCACCACAGATATACGAAAATCAATCTTCCGTAAAGTCAATGGATATACTCCCATGGATTGA